The 'Nostoc azollae' 0708 DNA segment TAGTTTGTATTTAATGTGAAAAATACTATATAAGTTCTTTACACACTAATAATTGGATGACAAGACATAATAAACAGAATGTCCACTCAATAAATAAGTACATGATCGTAAATCAAGAACATATATTATACCAGTGTATTAGTAGAAACGAAAATTGATCAATTATCTCAGATAACTATCGGATTGGTCACGGCTTGTACCAGGAGAAAGTGCAAGTAAACCTCAGTAGCCAGAGAAGATAAAACAATCAACAGCAAACCAGTTTTTACAGCAGGGCTAAAATGGCGCAGAATGGGCGACATTACAGGTTTAGTAACCGTTAGAGTAACTTCAGCTATATATTCAATAGGATCTTCAGGTAATGATCTAGCTTTATCAAGTAGTGTCGGGAAGTATTCACGAGCAAACCAAATTTCGTCATCGCTGAGGTCTGTGAGATTTTTATTACTATCACTATGAAAACTATCTAATAGTAAAAGTAATAATTTTTTAAACCTAACCCAACCACCCCAACGTTGGGTAAATCTGCTTACCCAACCTTGCGTAGTGTTTATAATTTTTGCAATTGCCGTTTGACAAATTTTCTGTTGGGATTCCAAAAGCTGGTTGAAGGCCTTGATAATGGCATGTCCAGTCTGCTGATCTCGGCTACCAGCTTCCGTACATAAAGTACAGGCATCTATAACCTCTAACTTTACACCTGGTAGTTCATCTAACAAAAAACTCAAGTCATAGTCAGCACAGAAGTAAAATATTAACTCCTCATTGCAGCGACGATGAGCGCGTAATCGACCAATTTCTTGAATAATCTCACCCCTGATTAACTCGGTGAGATATTTTTGTAAGATGCCTTCTAAATTTCCCACGTGGACTGCCTCATCAGTCATTACTTTTATATGTGCAGCTACTACACCAATATTCTGGTACGGAATGCCAAAAGAAGCAATGACATCACATTCACTAAAGCGGTTAACACCACGACCATCAACAAAGTGACTGTATTCAATATAGTCTTCCGTCTTAATAGCAAGTTGTTTCCACTCAATAATCCCCAGTTTCTTGTGTATCTTACGAAAAGTTTCTTTGAGGGAAAGAACACGTTCAGTTAAGGAGCTTGACCGTTTTTTAGGCAACTTACCGAGCCCTATGACATTAACTACTCTTAAATTACTGTAGTCAGGACGAGACTGCTGGATGACTAATATTGAATCATTGTAACCAAGTTTCAATTTCAAATGCTCTGGCCTAATAGTAGCATCAAGGTAAATATTGAATTGGGCTGAGTAAGCTAATTCACTGTATTTAGTATTAGGGCGATAAATGGTCAATATACCCCATTTATAAGCTAGGGAACCCTCACCTTTCCAAGCTTCGAGGAAATCAGGTAACCAGTAATTGGGTAAATCAAAGAACTGTTTACCCGCTTGTTGGGCGCTCTCCTTAGCTACACGTTTAGCAGCAAAATGAGCGGCAGCACTTTTTCGTAGTTGTTGATCACCATTGATATCAACAGAATCCAGGTCACCCAAGAATTCTAAATTAGGCTGTAATATTTGCCGGATTATTTTAATGTCTATTCCAGACGGAAATTCACCTAATTGTTCTCTTAATTCAGCATCGTTAAAGCCATAACGAGAATTAGGTTTAATGTCTCCATTAAGAAGTGATCGTAAAACTGGTAAATACTGCTGGAGTTTTACCCATTCCTCAGTTGGTAAACCACCAGCAATTAAGGAACCAATGGTAGTATCAAAATCCTGTAGTCGTACTTCAATTGATCGCACAGGCTTAATAAGACTTCCTGCTTCTTCCCATATCCGTCCCACAGTGAAAGGTTCATTAGCACCGTTAGTTAAAACAACTGGGGTAGAGTCAGGATGTGCTCGAATTTCGGCGTAATTTTGGATTACTATCTGCTTTAGAAAACGGAAGCCGAAACCATCACCATAAGTGAAACAGCACTGATTGTGATTAATACAACCCTTACAGATAGGGCTAATAGCACTTTCTTCAAAATCTAAAGAAGCAAAGTTCTTATCACGGAACGCACCAAATAAACTAGTTCTCCTACAGTTACTATCAGTATCAGGAGTTTCACCCACTTTAGGTTGTACTAGAAAATTAGCACCAGTTGGAGTAGTACGGTTAGTGTCAATTTTCAAGCCGTTGTGCCGCACAGGTAAGTCAACAAAATTAATCTCAATCGGTAAGGTAGATGGGTTTCTGTGGTTTGCATCTTGGTAAATTAGTTTATCTGTACCGAACATGGCAGCCGTCAGTTTACCAGCATTGTGAGATTTACCCTGACCTGGATGAGAATTGTCTAAAATTTGTGTCCAGCCTTTAGAAATTGCTTCGACCCATGCGGCGATATGTTCTCCTGCTTGGCATTCAATATAGATGTCATCTATAAATTCGTTTTTGTATGGGATATTCCCCGGCTTATAGACGATGAACTTACGTATTGGGGAGTTAATCTCAAGTTTTGGTTCCTCTCTTACGAATTGTGCTCCCCTTAATATGGGAGTGGAAAATCCTTTAGCACCTTTAACAAAAGGTATAAGCGCCTGTTTTAATAAATTCTGGAAGCTGGTCAAATCTTCTCTGAATTGTCCTAGTTCGCATTCTTGAGGACTAGTGAGTCCTTTATAGTTTTCGGATACTTCATACTGCCGTTTTGGAAAGTGAAAACCATACTCCTTAGCGATGTGGAATAGTGTACCGATCGTAATCCCACCACGCCTAAAACTGCGGATTTTGGCACGAATGTTCCAAGTTGTACCCTTGATCGAAGGCGACCATTTCTCAGCAATAATTTCTGCTTCAGATGCCCCGTAGTGATTGACCAAAGCCATCAGTACTTGGCGACATTCATCATAGTTTCCACTCCCAAGGGTACGCGGTGGAATTAATGAAAGTGCGTTCTTAATAAGCTGGTCAATATCCCAGCCTTCAATAAGGGAAATTTCACGCCACTTCTTATGCCGTAACTCAATTTCTTGAATGTGTAGCTGATACTCACTACGTTCCTGTTGTGTGATTGTAATTGCTTCCCTTACCCATTCATTTGGTAAACTAGCTTCAGGATTGACCAACAGGAATTCTGCTTCTGTATTACCGTAAAAGACACGAGAAGCATCTCTACACGCACGGTCATGGGGTAGATGTTGCATTAAGAGGTGTATACAAGTTTCAACAATGTCAGCACCCTCAACATATTCTGGCAGAAGGAAAATAAGTCGGAATCTATGCCAGTCTGGTTGATGACTAGCAGTGGTATAAATCAAAGCACAGTATTTTCTAATGAAGGGATGGGTTAAGGCTTCTTCAATAGTTAACTGGTGCTTATAAACTTTGATGTAATTCCCATAATTATCCTTAATTAGCTTACCGTCTGCATCACGGGCCATATCAGAATTATCGATGTCAAGTAATAACCATTGAGAACCGATAACATTGGCCTTACTCCGCCATTTATTACCCAATAAGCTGGCACAAACAGCGTGACCTGCTTTAATATGTTCTTTAACGTTCTCTATTGTGCCTTCTTTATCTTGAAAGTTAGCAGCTAGTTTCTTAAAATCCCAGTCTTTATTTCTGCCATAAGTGTTGACAGCAAATTTTAACTTCGGTGTTTGTTCAAGATTTAGCTGCAATGCGTGATGGTTATTTATCACAGGATTACCCTCTAATAACTGGTTTTTCAGCTTTTGGAGGGGGTAAGCCCACTGCTATGACTCATATTCATGAAATTTACTGTTTTGCGACTCTAAATTTTTTCTATTTCCAAGGAAAAATGATAAATTTTGATGCAAAATTCCACTGTAAAAGTGTACAAATTTCCACAGTAACTCATATAATATAAGTTAGTAGCGTGGATTAAATCTCGTCATGCCAAGCAGTGACTTTCAAGCTTCCATACTTTGACCCACTTCTTGGAACATTTAAGATAGCTTCCCGCTCTGAAAATGCTCTAAAAGCATAGAAGATTCAATTTTTTACTACTAGACAAAGCGTTTATTTATTTGCGCTTTGTCTTTTTTCTGTTTGGTTCCCTTGTATTCATCTCCGTATCTCCTTGTATTAGGTAATAGCTAAATAGTACAAGACTTTTGGTGATTTGGAATCTAGCAAAAACCTAATTTTTCTTCAAATTACTTAATGAAAGTTAATTTTGTTGTTATTGTAGTTTTTGCTAAATATGTCATTCTATTTTTCGTACTTCTTCTCCCTAGCTACCATAGCTTCTTGACATAACACAACAATCATTTGACTTACTGTTCTAGTTTCATCACTGGCTAATCCTGCAACTCGTTCATAAACCTCAACTGGGAAAGTGACATTTACTCTTTTACCTTTATACTTTGGCATTTATTTAGATATTTCTAGGCACTATTAGTATCAGGATACCTTATTTAATGTGCTTAAAGTATAAGTTAGGTTAGTGGCTAGTAGCATATGCTAGTCTCTAATAGACGTTATACTAGCATTGTTAGCGAAAAATAACTACCTAACCAACGTAAGAAAAGCCAGAAGGTGACATTTAGGCTTATCCTAAACTCGATGTATCAATTTAAGGCAGTTGTACCCCTAAATTTTCTAGGTTGAAGAATCTTTAGATTCTTACCAATAATCATAACTATAACAACTACATACTCCAATGCCTTAGATTCGCTGATCCAATCCAACTAACTTTTAAAATCTGGCCTAACTACTATCATTGGAGGTCAGGATCTCACTTATGAGTTATGAATCTAATTCCAAGAAAGCAGAACTGGTATTACAAAGCATCCTTGCACACTTAAGAGTTCTTAATATTCCGTTGGGGATAAAATTATAAGTTAGCTTTAACAAGCACAATTCCAAACGCTGGCAGAAAACAATTAGATGTAGAGTGTAAGGTATTTAAATCTTCCAACATGAATAGCTCATTAATTCACAAATTGTTACTGAAATAGTTGAGATTGTAGTTATAAGAGTTTAGTGCGAAGCCTTTGGCAGTAATGCTTACTACGTATTTGCTAAAGTAACTATAATCTTTGAGGAATTAGAAGTAGCTATCGTCCTTGTTATCAGTTCAATGATATAGCTAATTATTGTATTTAGCAGCAACGGTATAATGATCTGTTAATACTTAATATGATAGAGAGTGGTTGTTGTGAATTGCATAGTGTGATTGCCGAGGCCTTAAACTAGAGGAATTACCAAGTCATCTCCTAAATCTGAATATGTCAAATATTCTTCGCTCATTAATAAATAAGTGGATTATAGAAGGCATATTGACTTATGGACGGAAT contains these protein-coding regions:
- a CDS encoding ribbon-helix-helix domain-containing protein, with protein sequence MPKYKGKRVNVTFPVEVYERVAGLASDETRTVSQMIVVLCQEAMVAREKKYEK
- a CDS encoding PriCT-2 domain-containing protein; amino-acid sequence: MINNHHALQLNLEQTPKLKFAVNTYGRNKDWDFKKLAANFQDKEGTIENVKEHIKAGHAVCASLLGNKWRSKANVIGSQWLLLDIDNSDMARDADGKLIKDNYGNYIKVYKHQLTIEEALTHPFIRKYCALIYTTASHQPDWHRFRLIFLLPEYVEGADIVETCIHLLMQHLPHDRACRDASRVFYGNTEAEFLLVNPEASLPNEWVREAITITQQERSEYQLHIQEIELRHKKWREISLIEGWDIDQLIKNALSLIPPRTLGSGNYDECRQVLMALVNHYGASEAEIIAEKWSPSIKGTTWNIRAKIRSFRRGGITIGTLFHIAKEYGFHFPKRQYEVSENYKGLTSPQECELGQFREDLTSFQNLLKQALIPFVKGAKGFSTPILRGAQFVREEPKLEINSPIRKFIVYKPGNIPYKNEFIDDIYIECQAGEHIAAWVEAISKGWTQILDNSHPGQGKSHNAGKLTAAMFGTDKLIYQDANHRNPSTLPIEINFVDLPVRHNGLKIDTNRTTPTGANFLVQPKVGETPDTDSNCRRTSLFGAFRDKNFASLDFEESAISPICKGCINHNQCCFTYGDGFGFRFLKQIVIQNYAEIRAHPDSTPVVLTNGANEPFTVGRIWEEAGSLIKPVRSIEVRLQDFDTTIGSLIAGGLPTEEWVKLQQYLPVLRSLLNGDIKPNSRYGFNDAELREQLGEFPSGIDIKIIRQILQPNLEFLGDLDSVDINGDQQLRKSAAAHFAAKRVAKESAQQAGKQFFDLPNYWLPDFLEAWKGEGSLAYKWGILTIYRPNTKYSELAYSAQFNIYLDATIRPEHLKLKLGYNDSILVIQQSRPDYSNLRVVNVIGLGKLPKKRSSSLTERVLSLKETFRKIHKKLGIIEWKQLAIKTEDYIEYSHFVDGRGVNRFSECDVIASFGIPYQNIGVVAAHIKVMTDEAVHVGNLEGILQKYLTELIRGEIIQEIGRLRAHRRCNEELIFYFCADYDLSFLLDELPGVKLEVIDACTLCTEAGSRDQQTGHAIIKAFNQLLESQQKICQTAIAKIINTTQGWVSRFTQRWGGWVRFKKLLLLLLDSFHSDSNKNLTDLSDDEIWFAREYFPTLLDKARSLPEDPIEYIAEVTLTVTKPVMSPILRHFSPAVKTGLLLIVLSSLATEVYLHFLLVQAVTNPIVI